Within the Pseudomonadota bacterium genome, the region AACGGTTTTGAAGGCAGTGAGGAGGTCATCCTGAAGAGGGTTGTATCTTCTAAAGGGAGCAGTCGCTATTATATCAATTCCAGTCTGGCAACGGCCAAGGTGGTGGGGGAGATTGCGGAAAATCTGGTCAGTATCGCAAGCCAGCATGATCACCAGCGCCTGCTCTCACCAGCCTACCAGCTTGATTTCATAGATCTTATCGGCGGGCTCATGCCGCTGCGCAATACGATGGCGGAAAAATATGGAGAGTGGCTGGAACTCAAAAAAGAACTCGCTTCGCTGCTGGCGCTTGAGAAGGACAAGGAACAGCGGCGGGACTTTCTTTCCTTCCAGTATCGGGAGATAACCGATGCCGGGATCCGTCCCGGCGAGGACGAAGAGCTTGAGGTGCTCAAGAACCGTCTTCGGGCATTCGAAGTGCTGAGAACTCTGGGGGGGAGGAGTCATGAACTTCTCGACGGTCAGGTCAACGATTCCCTGGCAGAGGTGAGAAATGATCTTGCCCAGATGGCGTCCCATGATCCGGGGATTCAACAGCTTGCCGAGGAATTCGCTGATCACAGTTTCCAGATAGAGGAGCTCTCCCACGGTTTGCGGAATTATCTCGATAACATGAGCGATGATCCGGACGAACTCGATGGTGTAACCGCCAGGATCGATCTCCTGCAGAAACTGAAAAGAAAGTACGGCCCGACCCTTGAAGAGGTTGTCGCATTCGGCGCCCGGGCGGAAACTGAACTCCAGGGGATCACCGACCTTGACGAAAGGATTGGCGAACTGGGAGCACAACTGCAGAAGGCGGAAATGGGTATGCTGTCATGTTGCCGTGAGCTATCCCGGGCGAGACGCAGCGAGTCGGTAAAGCTGGCCGAATCCGTGACCGTGGTGATGAAGGAGCTTTGTCTTGAGAATGCTGATTTCAGGGTGG harbors:
- the recN gene encoding DNA repair protein RecN gives rise to the protein MLIELKIKNLALISSLDIGFGDGLTVMTGETGAGKSIILQAVNLLYGEKAAGGWVRNGAESAVVEALFSCAEGSPVVDLLVGNGFEGSEEVILKRVVSSKGSSRYYINSSLATAKVVGEIAENLVSIASQHDHQRLLSPAYQLDFIDLIGGLMPLRNTMAEKYGEWLELKKELASLLALEKDKEQRRDFLSFQYREITDAGIRPGEDEELEVLKNRLRAFEVLRTLGGRSHELLDGQVNDSLAEVRNDLAQMASHDPGIQQLAEEFADHSFQIEELSHGLRNYLDNMSDDPDELDGVTARIDLLQKLKRKYGPTLEEVVAFGARAETELQGITDLDERIGELGAQLQKAEMGMLSCCRELSRARRSESVKLAESVTVVMKELCLENADFRVEFTAPEEQEVSGITACGWDRPQFVFTANPGEPLKPVAKVASGGELSRLMLALKSILASHDQVETVIFDEVDAGISGKTAEAVARKIRALSAHHQVLCITHLPQIASGAGAHFTVRKTVAEGRTHTTITVLDDTQRVAELARMLDGDSVTEQTLSYARELVGRNKAELSSLPARTKLMPEG